A single genomic interval of Ramlibacter sp. harbors:
- a CDS encoding MFS transporter, which yields MTLLPRRTAVIVFLAFAFTYFFSALLRAITATLSPVLTREFSLHARDLGLLAGGYFLGFAATQLPLGTWLDRHGPKKVILAFLGVAVAGCLAFSMATSFSGLLVARVLCGVGVSACLMAPLTGFRRWLEPAVQLRANSWMLMTGSLGMVASTLPVQWLVPVMGWRPLFWGLAALVALSMLILALKVPPWTLAPAPPGESAGSYAAVWQNAYFRRMVPVGFFSYGGMIAIQTLWAGPWMVQVAGRSPVQAAQGLFIINLAMLGTFWAWGLANPLLARRGITTNRLIAWGLPLSLLTLAMVIVAGSAAGAGAWAIFCVTSTFMSIAQPAVGMAFPPSLAGRALSAYNLVIFAGVFTVQWGIGLLIDAFLASGLGVVGAHRAAIGVFLGCSALSYGWFMLGRRDNQGNPPHHP from the coding sequence ATGACCTTGCTGCCCCGCCGCACCGCGGTGATCGTGTTCCTGGCGTTTGCCTTCACCTATTTCTTCTCGGCGCTGCTGCGGGCCATCACGGCCACCCTGTCGCCGGTGCTCACGCGCGAGTTCAGCCTGCACGCGCGCGACCTGGGCCTGCTTGCGGGGGGCTACTTTCTGGGCTTTGCCGCGACCCAGTTGCCCCTGGGCACCTGGCTGGACCGCCATGGCCCCAAGAAGGTGATCCTGGCCTTCCTGGGGGTGGCGGTCGCGGGCTGCCTGGCGTTTTCCATGGCCACCAGTTTCTCCGGCCTGCTGGTCGCGCGGGTGCTGTGCGGCGTGGGGGTCAGTGCCTGCCTGATGGCGCCGCTCACGGGCTTCAGGCGCTGGCTCGAGCCCGCGGTGCAACTGCGCGCCAATTCCTGGATGCTGATGACGGGCTCGCTGGGCATGGTGGCATCCACGCTGCCGGTGCAGTGGCTGGTGCCGGTGATGGGCTGGCGCCCGCTGTTCTGGGGCCTGGCGGCGCTGGTCGCCCTGTCCATGCTCATCCTGGCCTTGAAAGTGCCGCCGTGGACGCTGGCGCCGGCCCCGCCCGGCGAATCGGCCGGCAGCTACGCCGCGGTCTGGCAAAACGCCTATTTCCGCCGCATGGTGCCCGTGGGGTTTTTCAGCTATGGCGGGATGATCGCGATCCAGACGCTGTGGGCCGGGCCCTGGATGGTCCAGGTGGCCGGCCGCAGCCCGGTGCAGGCGGCACAAGGCCTGTTCATCATCAACCTGGCCATGCTCGGCACGTTCTGGGCCTGGGGCCTGGCCAACCCGCTGCTGGCCCGCCGGGGCATCACCACCAACCGGCTGATTGCCTGGGGGCTGCCGTTGAGCCTGCTGACGCTTGCTATGGTTATCGTAGCGGGGAGTGCAGCAGGGGCGGGCGCCTGGGCCATTTTTTGCGTGACGTCCACATTCATGTCGATTGCCCAGCCGGCGGTGGGCATGGCCTTCCCGCCGTCGCTGGCGGGCCGGGCCCTGTCGGCCTACAACCTGGTGATCTTTGCCGGGGTGTTCACGGTCCAGTGGGGGATTGGCCTGCTCATCGACGCATTTCTGGCCTCGGGGCTTGGCGTCGTGGGCGCGCACCGGGCGGCGATCGGGGTGTTCCTGGGCTGCAGCGCCCTGTCCTATGGCTGGTTCATGCTGGGCAGACGTGATAATCAGGGCAACCCGCCTCACCACCCATGA
- a CDS encoding PTS fructose transporter subunit IIA, whose product MNRILIIAHAPLAHALRQCALHVFPDSAASIMALDVLPNVSPDETLGAARISMEQLAAGPGIKSVLVLTDIFGATPCNVAQKLVDGVRSRLITGVNLPMVLRSVSYRHESLDALVARAVAGGTQGVMQVAITAPQNQARRKNDQDKYDHQQ is encoded by the coding sequence ATGAACCGCATCCTGATCATTGCCCATGCCCCGCTGGCCCATGCACTGCGGCAATGCGCCCTGCACGTCTTTCCCGACAGTGCCGCCAGCATCATGGCGCTGGATGTCCTGCCCAATGTGTCGCCCGACGAAACCCTGGGCGCCGCCCGGATCTCGATGGAGCAGCTGGCCGCGGGCCCGGGCATCAAGAGCGTTCTGGTGCTGACCGATATTTTTGGCGCGACCCCCTGCAATGTGGCGCAGAAGCTGGTGGACGGCGTGCGCTCCCGGCTGATCACCGGCGTCAACCTGCCGATGGTGCTGCGCAGCGTGAGTTACCGCCACGAATCGCTGGACGCGCTGGTGGCCCGCGCCGTGGCGGGGGGCACGCAGGGCGTCATGCAGGTCGCCATCACGGCGCCGCAGAACCAGGCCAGAAGAAAAAATGATCAAGACAAGTACGACCATCAACAATAA
- a CDS encoding HPr family phosphocarrier protein, whose amino-acid sequence MIKTSTTINNKLGLHARASAKLTKLAGSFPCDVWMSRGERRVNAKSIMGVMMLAAGIGSEVSLETSGEREQEAMDALLALIADKFGEGE is encoded by the coding sequence ATGATCAAGACAAGTACGACCATCAACAATAAGCTCGGCCTGCATGCGCGGGCCTCCGCCAAGCTCACCAAGCTGGCGGGCAGTTTCCCCTGCGACGTCTGGATGAGCCGCGGCGAGCGCCGCGTCAATGCCAAGAGCATCATGGGCGTGATGATGCTGGCCGCCGGCATCGGCAGCGAGGTTTCGCTGGAAACCAGTGGCGAGCGCGAGCAGGAAGCCATGGACGCGCTGCTCGCGCTGATCGCCGACAAGTTCGGGGAAGGCGAGTGA
- the ptsP gene encoding phosphoenolpyruvate--protein phosphotransferase yields the protein MTFSIHGLAVARGIAIGRAVLIASSRVDVAHYFIEAPQIDTEIARVRAGRNAVVDEIRRLQQSIATMGPKEAPHELAALLDVHLMLLQDEELISGVKHWITERLYNAEWALTTQLEIIARQFDEMEDEYLRERKADLEQVVERILRYMKGVASPVAPPTSPRRKTQQDLLLDDTMDVPLVLVAHDLSPADMMQFKQSVFAGFVTDVGGKTSHTAIVARSMDIPAVVGARGASQLVRQDDWIIIDGDAGVVIVDPSAIILAEYGFKQRQGELERTRLSRLRHTPSVTLDGQKIELLANIELPGDAVAALNAGAVGVGLFRSEFLFMGRLGDLPDEEEQYQAYKLAVEGMQGLPVTIRTVDIGADKPLHSGERDTGHLNPALGLRAIRWSLADPAMFLNQLRAILRAAAHGQINLLIPMLAHASEIRHTMALVDRARAELDNKGIAYGPVRLGAMIEIPAAALTLRIFLKYFDFLSIGTNDLIQYTLAIDRADESVAHLYDPCHPAVLRLVAETIAECNRQGKGVSVCGEMAGDVTLTRLLLGLGLRSFSMHPAQILAVKQEVLRSDTGRLAVWAAEVLEAEDPGKLLAA from the coding sequence GTGACCTTCAGCATCCACGGCCTCGCCGTGGCCCGTGGCATCGCCATCGGGCGGGCGGTGCTGATCGCGTCCAGCCGGGTGGACGTGGCCCACTATTTCATCGAGGCGCCGCAGATCGACACCGAGATCGCCCGCGTCCGCGCGGGCCGCAACGCCGTGGTGGATGAAATCCGGCGGCTGCAGCAAAGCATTGCCACCATGGGGCCCAAGGAGGCGCCGCACGAGCTGGCCGCCCTGCTGGACGTGCACCTGATGCTGCTGCAGGACGAGGAGCTGATCAGCGGCGTCAAGCACTGGATCACCGAGCGCCTGTACAACGCCGAATGGGCGCTGACCACCCAGCTGGAGATCATCGCGCGCCAGTTCGACGAGATGGAGGACGAGTACCTGCGCGAGCGCAAGGCCGACCTGGAGCAGGTGGTCGAACGCATCCTGCGCTACATGAAGGGCGTGGCCTCGCCCGTGGCGCCACCCACCAGCCCGCGGCGCAAGACGCAGCAGGACCTGCTGCTGGACGACACCATGGACGTGCCCCTGGTGCTGGTGGCGCATGACCTCTCGCCGGCCGACATGATGCAGTTCAAGCAGAGCGTGTTCGCGGGCTTCGTGACCGACGTGGGCGGCAAGACCTCGCACACCGCGATCGTGGCCCGCAGCATGGACATCCCCGCCGTGGTCGGGGCGCGTGGCGCCAGCCAGCTGGTGCGCCAGGACGACTGGATCATCATTGACGGCGATGCCGGCGTGGTGATCGTGGACCCGTCGGCCATCATCCTGGCCGAATACGGCTTCAAGCAGCGCCAGGGCGAGCTCGAGCGCACGCGGCTGTCAAGGCTGCGGCACACGCCATCGGTCACGCTGGACGGCCAGAAGATCGAACTGCTGGCCAACATCGAGCTGCCCGGCGATGCCGTTGCGGCGCTGAACGCGGGTGCCGTGGGCGTGGGCCTGTTCCGCAGCGAATTCCTCTTCATGGGCCGGCTGGGCGACCTGCCGGACGAAGAGGAGCAATACCAGGCCTACAAGCTGGCCGTCGAGGGCATGCAGGGCCTGCCCGTGACCATCCGCACCGTGGACATTGGCGCGGACAAGCCCCTGCATTCAGGCGAGCGCGACACCGGGCACCTGAACCCGGCGCTGGGGCTGCGTGCCATCCGCTGGAGCCTGGCCGATCCGGCGATGTTCCTGAACCAGCTGCGTGCCATCCTGCGCGCCGCGGCCCATGGCCAGATCAACCTGCTGATTCCCATGCTGGCGCACGCCAGCGAGATCCGCCACACGATGGCCCTGGTGGACCGCGCCCGCGCCGAGCTCGACAACAAGGGCATTGCCTACGGCCCGGTCAGGTTGGGGGCCATGATCGAGATACCTGCGGCGGCGCTGACCTTGCGGATCTTCCTGAAGTACTTTGACTTCCTGTCCATCGGCACCAATGACCTGATCCAGTACACCCTGGCCATTGACCGCGCCGATGAATCGGTGGCCCATCTCTACGATCCCTGCCATCCCGCGGTGCTGCGGCTGGTGGCCGAAACCATCGCCGAGTGCAACCGTCAGGGCAAGGGGGTCAGCGTGTGCGGCGAGATGGCCGGCGACGTCACGCTCACGCGGCTGCTGCTGGGCCTGGGCCTGCGCAGCTTCTCCATGCATCCGGCGCAGATCCTGGCCGTCAAGCAGGAGGTGCTGCGCTCGGACACCGGCCGCCTCGCGGTGTGGGCCGCCGAGGTGCTCGAGGCCGAAGACCCGGGCAAGCTGCTCGCTGCCTGA
- a CDS encoding L-serine ammonia-lyase — MYISLFDMFKIGIGPSSSHTVGPMRAARRFLVELPAAALAATERLEVVLYGSLAHTGHGHGTDVAVLLGLLGEVPDEVDIERVPALVQAIRETRQLPLLGTRPIGFDVDRALVFNRSDLLPVHSNGMRFSAFDAAGQPVAQRDLYSIGGGFVVDEDEAFVGSPRGVTQPVPYPFESMQALLDLAREAGQPMHQLLMANEAALRPEAEVRQFVAQVAGAMSACIDRGLAARGTLPGGLKVARRAGAMAERLRHTPQHASEGAMNWVSAYAIAVNEENAAGGRVVTAPTNGAAGVVPAVLRYYQEFRGGDAAGTERFMLAAAAVGGLCKRNASISGAEVGCQGEVGSAAAMAAAGLAAALGASNGQIENAAEIALEHHLGMTCDPIGGLVQIPCIERNAMGAVKAINACSLATLGDGEHRVSLDQAIDTMRRTGQDMQSKYKETSLGGLALTVSVRQVEC; from the coding sequence ATGTACATCAGCCTCTTTGACATGTTCAAGATCGGGATCGGCCCGTCGAGCTCCCACACCGTGGGGCCCATGCGGGCGGCGCGCCGTTTCCTGGTGGAACTGCCCGCTGCCGCGCTGGCCGCGACCGAGCGCCTGGAGGTGGTGCTGTACGGATCGCTGGCCCACACCGGCCATGGCCACGGCACCGATGTGGCGGTGCTGCTCGGCCTGCTGGGCGAGGTGCCCGATGAAGTGGACATCGAGCGCGTGCCGGCCCTGGTTCAGGCCATTCGCGAGACGCGCCAATTGCCCCTGCTGGGCACCCGGCCCATCGGCTTCGACGTGGACCGTGCGCTGGTCTTCAACCGCAGCGACCTGCTGCCCGTGCACTCCAACGGCATGCGCTTCAGCGCCTTTGACGCCGCGGGCCAGCCCGTGGCGCAGCGCGACCTGTACTCCATCGGCGGCGGCTTTGTGGTGGACGAGGACGAAGCGTTTGTCGGCAGCCCGCGCGGCGTCACCCAACCCGTGCCCTACCCGTTCGAGTCCATGCAGGCCCTGCTGGACCTGGCCCGCGAGGCGGGGCAACCGATGCACCAGCTGCTGATGGCCAATGAAGCCGCGCTGCGGCCCGAGGCCGAGGTGCGGCAGTTCGTGGCCCAGGTGGCCGGCGCCATGTCGGCCTGCATCGACCGCGGCCTGGCCGCCCGGGGCACGCTGCCCGGGGGGCTGAAGGTGGCGCGGCGCGCCGGCGCCATGGCCGAACGGCTGCGCCACACGCCCCAGCATGCGAGCGAGGGCGCCATGAATTGGGTCAGCGCCTACGCGATTGCGGTGAACGAGGAAAACGCCGCGGGCGGCCGGGTGGTCACCGCCCCCACCAATGGCGCCGCAGGCGTGGTGCCGGCGGTGCTGCGCTACTACCAGGAGTTTCGCGGCGGCGACGCCGCCGGCACCGAACGCTTCATGCTGGCCGCCGCTGCGGTGGGCGGGCTGTGCAAGCGAAATGCCTCGATCTCGGGCGCCGAAGTGGGCTGCCAGGGCGAGGTGGGCTCGGCTGCCGCAATGGCGGCCGCGGGGCTGGCCGCCGCGCTGGGCGCGAGCAATGGGCAAATCGAGAACGCCGCCGAGATCGCGCTGGAACACCACCTGGGCATGACCTGCGACCCGATTGGCGGCCTGGTGCAGATCCCCTGCATCGAGCGCAACGCCATGGGCGCGGTCAAGGCCATCAACGCCTGCTCGCTGGCCACGCTGGGCGATGGCGAGCACCGCGTGAGCCTGGACCAGGCCATTGACACCATGCGCCGCACCGGCCAGGACATGCAGAGCAAATACAAGGAGACCTCGCTCGGAGGCCTGGCGCTGACCGTGTCGGTGCGCCAGGTGGAGTGCTGA
- a CDS encoding LysR family transcriptional regulator codes for MTLQQLRAFLTVVEWGSFRRAARQLEVSQAGLTNSLQALEAGLGVSLLHRSAHGVVLTEDGRRLHARALLIQREVQRATDEAASANGTAGGTLHVGVGPTTTALMLPQVVPDFHARYPGVKLRLMSGLYERLLPALQQGLIDLAITSVPDEGAGPGLTSQVLFKTDLTVIARTGHPLATARSLHELATYEWVAMGAAGGPGGTVLRLFAEHGLAPPSVAATCESFTELAALIGSTDWLALVPAVIVQRGLLGTQLQPIRIRERAHRYDNCLVRRTDPPLTPTAAAFAAMCESCARIIARLS; via the coding sequence ATGACCCTCCAGCAACTGCGTGCCTTCCTGACCGTGGTCGAATGGGGCAGCTTCCGGCGCGCGGCGCGCCAGCTCGAGGTGTCCCAGGCCGGGCTGACCAACAGCCTGCAGGCGCTGGAGGCGGGGCTCGGGGTCTCGCTGCTGCACCGCTCGGCCCATGGCGTGGTGCTGACCGAGGACGGCCGCCGGCTGCACGCGCGCGCGCTGCTGATCCAGCGCGAGGTGCAGCGCGCCACCGACGAAGCGGCCAGCGCCAATGGCACGGCTGGCGGCACCCTGCATGTGGGCGTGGGGCCGACCACCACGGCGCTGATGCTGCCGCAGGTGGTGCCCGATTTTCATGCGCGCTACCCGGGGGTGAAGCTGCGCCTGATGAGCGGCCTGTACGAGCGGCTGCTGCCGGCGCTGCAGCAGGGCCTGATTGACCTGGCCATCACCTCGGTGCCCGACGAAGGCGCGGGCCCGGGCCTGACCAGCCAGGTGCTGTTCAAGACCGACCTGACCGTGATCGCCCGCACGGGCCACCCGCTGGCCACGGCGCGCAGCCTGCACGAGCTGGCCACGTATGAATGGGTGGCCATGGGCGCCGCGGGAGGCCCTGGCGGCACCGTGCTGCGGCTGTTCGCCGAGCATGGGCTGGCACCGCCGAGCGTGGCGGCCACCTGCGAGTCGTTCACCGAGCTCGCGGCGCTGATCGGCAGCACCGACTGGCTGGCGCTGGTGCCCGCGGTGATCGTGCAGCGCGGCCTGCTGGGCACGCAGTTGCAGCCCATCCGCATCCGGGAGCGGGCGCACCGCTACGACAACTGCCTGGTGCGCCGCACCGATCCGCCACTGACGCCCACCGCCGCCGCGTTTGCCGCGATGTGCGAGTCCTGCGCCCGCATCATCGCGCGGCTGTCATGA
- a CDS encoding 4Fe-4S dicluster domain-containing protein: protein MRFFSYRDRPVHLGPYPLERLTRQPGPVGLSRVPPMRALPFDDPDPESLTHAMARYMAMFDLVRDGAVNPGPGEVTADPVGRAEHLKAAGYYFDASMMGVGTLPRDALLAEPLRNAAVPALGAELERNQPTSFAAGMDMILADVLESARKVHGPMDHHSHALLVLVEFPRDPRPGEPGCDWIAGTQAQRAALLAAQTAVLLSTYLRMLGHEARAHSATCSDVDLGRLAVHCGLAQGDGRNPYVGARYGLAAVTTTFEMAPDLPLAPAAAQRWGQSHGPAWWVGKGTLKSALNREAYAGRDFRMGAYPFEKLRRREQPTTFIDHERVPRFPKRADFFARALFGDLGKTVQDGARNAHYVMKSPIGACARRALGALLLLQFGEARGPVSPRTADPKRNADNLKATSYYLGVDAVGLCAVPEWAYYSHDAGGNPMAAYHANAVNLLIDQGHETMEGASGDDWISVAQSMRAYLRFSLMGGVVAEQVRRLGYSARVHSVLDGDVLQPPLLLLSGLGEVSRIGEVILNPYLGPRLKSGTVTTDLPMEADQPIDFGLQTFCENCNKCARECPSGAITAGPKLMYNGYEIWKSDAEKCARYRITNAAGGMCGRCMKTCPWNLEGLFAESGFRWLAMNVPQSARLLAELDDKLDRGTINPVKKWWWDIELDRQTGRYVQARQTNHRGLQKDLKLRYEDQTLAVYPADKMPPPYPVTFPVNREEGIERYRALLTPGQYKTRLAAGDTATLAPPAKPLLGEPPVFPVLLKRREDMAADVARYEFTALDGAPLPPFDAGAHIDVVIAPEYQRQYSLAGDPADRSKYVLGVLREPAGRGGSALMHRAFREGRRVFISRPANHFPLVEEAAFSLLFAGGIGVTPMITMAHRLHALGKPFELHYSGASRATAGFLRELAEVPWRDKVRFHFKDEGARADLMALTPAYAPGFHVYTCGAPRFMDGVFEAALARGWPEEALHREYFSVPEAQAWQNHPFVLRLARSGRTLEVPADRSATDVLADAGLAIATKCSDGLCGVCATPYDAAASGEIEHRDFVLSAKERGQRVILCCSRPRAVGAELVVDL from the coding sequence ATGCGCTTTTTCTCGTACCGCGACCGCCCGGTTCACCTGGGCCCCTATCCGCTCGAACGCCTGACCCGCCAGCCGGGGCCGGTGGGCCTGAGCCGCGTGCCACCCATGCGCGCCCTGCCGTTCGATGACCCCGACCCGGAGTCGCTCACCCATGCCATGGCCCGTTACATGGCCATGTTCGACCTGGTGCGCGATGGCGCGGTCAATCCCGGGCCGGGCGAAGTGACGGCCGATCCGGTGGGGCGCGCCGAGCACCTCAAGGCCGCGGGCTACTACTTTGATGCGTCCATGATGGGTGTGGGCACGCTGCCGCGCGACGCGCTGCTGGCCGAGCCCCTGCGCAACGCGGCCGTGCCCGCGCTGGGCGCCGAGCTCGAGCGCAACCAGCCGACCAGCTTTGCCGCGGGCATGGACATGATCCTGGCCGACGTGCTCGAGTCCGCGCGCAAGGTGCACGGCCCCATGGACCACCACAGCCATGCGCTGCTGGTGCTGGTGGAGTTCCCGCGCGACCCGCGCCCCGGCGAGCCGGGCTGCGACTGGATCGCCGGCACCCAGGCGCAGCGCGCGGCCCTGCTCGCGGCGCAGACCGCCGTGCTGCTGTCCACCTACCTGCGCATGCTGGGCCACGAGGCGCGGGCCCACAGCGCCACCTGCAGCGACGTCGACCTGGGCAGGCTCGCCGTGCACTGCGGCCTGGCCCAGGGCGATGGCCGCAACCCCTATGTGGGGGCGCGCTATGGCCTGGCGGCGGTGACCACCACGTTCGAGATGGCGCCCGACCTGCCGCTGGCGCCGGCCGCGGCCCAGCGGTGGGGGCAGTCGCATGGCCCGGCGTGGTGGGTGGGCAAGGGCACGCTCAAGAGCGCCCTGAACCGCGAGGCCTATGCCGGGCGCGACTTCCGCATGGGGGCCTACCCGTTTGAAAAGCTCAGGCGGCGCGAGCAGCCCACCACCTTCATCGACCATGAGCGGGTGCCGCGCTTCCCCAAGCGGGCCGACTTTTTTGCCCGCGCGCTGTTTGGCGACCTGGGCAAGACCGTGCAGGACGGGGCCCGCAATGCGCACTATGTGATGAAAAGCCCCATCGGTGCCTGTGCCCGGCGGGCCCTGGGTGCGCTGCTGCTGCTGCAGTTCGGCGAGGCGCGCGGGCCGGTGTCGCCCCGCACGGCCGACCCCAAGCGCAATGCCGACAACCTCAAGGCCACGTCGTACTACCTGGGCGTGGACGCCGTGGGCCTGTGCGCCGTGCCCGAGTGGGCCTATTACTCGCATGACGCCGGCGGCAACCCCATGGCGGCGTACCACGCCAACGCCGTCAACCTGCTGATCGACCAGGGCCACGAGACCATGGAAGGCGCCAGCGGCGACGACTGGATCTCGGTGGCCCAGAGCATGCGCGCCTACCTGCGCTTCTCGCTCATGGGCGGCGTGGTGGCCGAGCAGGTGCGCCGGCTGGGCTACTCGGCGCGCGTGCACTCGGTGCTGGACGGCGACGTGCTGCAGCCACCGCTGCTGCTGCTGTCGGGCCTGGGCGAGGTCAGCCGCATCGGCGAGGTGATCCTCAACCCCTACCTGGGCCCACGCCTGAAGAGCGGCACCGTCACCACCGACCTGCCGATGGAGGCGGACCAGCCGATCGACTTTGGCCTGCAGACCTTCTGCGAGAACTGCAACAAGTGCGCGCGCGAATGCCCCTCGGGCGCCATCACGGCCGGCCCCAAGCTCATGTACAACGGCTACGAGATCTGGAAGAGCGACGCCGAAAAATGCGCGCGCTACCGCATCACCAATGCCGCGGGCGGCATGTGCGGGCGCTGCATGAAAACCTGCCCCTGGAATCTGGAAGGCCTGTTCGCCGAAAGCGGCTTCCGCTGGCTGGCCATGAATGTGCCGCAAAGCGCGCGCCTGCTGGCCGAACTCGACGACAAGCTGGACCGAGGCACCATCAATCCCGTCAAGAAGTGGTGGTGGGACATCGAGCTGGACCGCCAGACCGGCCGCTACGTTCAGGCCCGCCAGACCAACCACCGCGGCCTGCAGAAAGACCTGAAGCTGCGCTATGAAGACCAGACGCTGGCTGTCTACCCCGCAGACAAGATGCCGCCACCTTACCCCGTCACCTTTCCGGTCAACCGCGAGGAAGGCATTGAGCGCTACCGCGCATTGCTCACACCCGGGCAATACAAAACCAGGCTCGCGGCAGGTGACACCGCCACGCTGGCGCCCCCGGCCAAGCCGCTGCTGGGTGAGCCGCCGGTGTTCCCGGTGCTGCTCAAGCGCCGCGAAGACATGGCGGCCGATGTGGCCCGCTACGAGTTCACCGCGCTGGACGGCGCGCCGCTGCCCCCGTTTGACGCAGGCGCCCACATTGATGTGGTGATTGCACCGGAATACCAGCGCCAATACAGCCTGGCCGGCGATCCGGCCGACCGCAGCAAGTACGTGCTGGGCGTGCTGCGCGAACCGGCCGGGCGTGGTGGTTCGGCGCTGATGCACCGCGCGTTTCGAGAAGGGCGGCGCGTGTTCATCTCCAGGCCGGCCAACCATTTCCCGCTGGTGGAAGAGGCGGCTTTCTCGCTGCTGTTCGCCGGTGGCATCGGGGTCACGCCCATGATCACCATGGCGCACCGGCTGCACGCGCTGGGCAAGCCTTTTGAGCTGCACTACAGCGGAGCCAGTCGCGCGACAGCCGGCTTTCTGCGCGAACTGGCTGAAGTGCCGTGGCGCGACAAAGTGCGCTTTCACTTCAAGGACGAGGGCGCACGCGCCGACCTGATGGCGCTGACGCCGGCCTACGCGCCGGGCTTTCATGTCTACACCTGCGGCGCGCCGCGCTTCATGGACGGGGTGTTTGAAGCCGCGCTGGCCAGGGGCTGGCCCGAAGAGGCGCTGCACCGCGAGTACTTCAGCGTGCCCGAAGCCCAGGCCTGGCAGAACCACCCGTTTGTGCTGCGCCTGGCCCGCAGTGGCCGCACGTTGGAGGTGCCCGCTGACCGCAGCGCCACCGACGTGCTCGCCGACGCTGGCCTGGCCATTGCCACCAAATGCAGCGACGGTCTGTGCGGGGTTTGCGCCACGCCCTATGACGCAGCGGCGTCCGGCGAGATCGAGCACCGTGACTTCGTGCTCAGCGCCAAGGAGCGCGGCCAGCGCGTGATCCTGTGCTGCTCGCGGCCCAGGGCCGTGGGAGCCGAGCTGGTGGTGGACCTGTGA
- a CDS encoding DMT family transporter has product MSASAKANLYALGAIALWAVLASLGVALRHVPPFLLTGIALLIGSLPSWPLVARQPRLWAIAPGTLALGVYGLFGFHFLLFMALRIAPPVEANLVNYLWPLFIVVLAPLFLRGLRLHAAHVVAALLGFAGAAVAILGARQGDGGGWSWGYLLALGSALIWASYSLMTRRVAAFPTAAVGLFGLISGPLSLACHALLEPPATLAVRDWLLLAAMGLGPLGAAFYLWDRALKLGDARHIGILSYLTPLLSTALLMVVSGRALSWSVGLAAAMIIGAALLGTRSRAD; this is encoded by the coding sequence ATGTCTGCGTCTGCCAAAGCCAACCTCTACGCCCTGGGCGCCATCGCGCTGTGGGCCGTGCTGGCATCCCTGGGGGTGGCGCTGCGGCATGTCCCGCCGTTCCTGCTCACGGGCATCGCGCTGCTGATCGGCAGCCTGCCCTCGTGGCCGCTGGTGGCGCGGCAGCCGCGGCTGTGGGCCATCGCGCCGGGCACGCTGGCGCTGGGCGTCTACGGCCTGTTCGGCTTTCACTTCCTGCTGTTCATGGCGCTGCGCATCGCGCCGCCGGTGGAGGCCAACCTGGTCAACTACCTGTGGCCGCTGTTCATCGTGGTGCTGGCGCCGCTGTTCCTGCGCGGCCTGCGGCTGCATGCGGCGCACGTGGTGGCGGCGCTGCTGGGCTTTGCCGGCGCGGCGGTGGCCATTCTTGGGGCCCGGCAGGGCGACGGCGGGGGCTGGTCCTGGGGTTACCTGCTGGCGCTGGGTTCGGCCCTGATCTGGGCCAGCTACTCGCTGATGACGCGGCGCGTGGCGGCGTTTCCCACGGCCGCGGTGGGCCTGTTCGGGCTGATCTCGGGCCCGCTGTCGCTGGCCTGCCACGCGCTGCTGGAGCCGCCGGCCACGCTGGCGGTGCGCGACTGGCTGCTGCTGGCGGCCATGGGCCTGGGGCCGCTGGGCGCGGCGTTTTACCTGTGGGACCGCGCGCTCAAGCTGGGCGACGCGCGCCACATCGGCATCCTGAGCTACCTGACGCCGCTGCTGTCCACCGCGCTGCTGATGGTGGTGAGTGGCCGCGCCCTGAGCTGGAGCGTGGGCCTGGCGGCAGCCATGATCATTGGCGCGGCGCTGCTCGGCACCCGCAGCCGCGCGGACTGA
- a CDS encoding helix-turn-helix domain-containing protein encodes MTSALSLRHYGGAHGSHSHDHFQILVGLQGVLDLEVAGSARRIGAGDACLVPPGERHDFESLGGSQCLVLDTAHPAWARCSASPARPQQTRALAAYLAHALRQGLPLAAQHGPLLLLESWAPPGAPVRRPRRAIDWPRLTSWALARLDQPLSVADLAQRALLSPSQFALRCHEVHGVGPMQWLRGLRLDQALQWRQAGLAVAEVARRTGYRSPSALTAALRRRGPAH; translated from the coding sequence ATGACCAGCGCGCTGTCCCTGCGCCACTACGGCGGCGCCCATGGCAGCCACAGCCATGACCATTTCCAGATTCTGGTGGGCCTGCAGGGCGTGCTCGATCTGGAGGTGGCCGGCAGCGCCCGGCGCATCGGCGCCGGTGACGCCTGCCTGGTGCCCCCGGGCGAGCGCCACGACTTTGAATCCCTGGGCGGCAGCCAGTGCCTGGTGCTCGACACCGCCCATCCCGCCTGGGCCCGCTGCAGCGCCAGCCCCGCGCGGCCCCAGCAAACCCGCGCCCTCGCGGCCTACCTCGCCCACGCGCTGCGGCAGGGCCTGCCGCTGGCGGCCCAGCATGGCCCGCTGCTGCTGCTCGAAAGCTGGGCGCCGCCGGGCGCACCTGTGCGGCGGCCACGCCGGGCCATTGACTGGCCACGGCTGACCTCCTGGGCCCTGGCCCGGCTGGACCAGCCGCTGAGCGTGGCCGACCTCGCGCAGCGCGCCCTGCTCAGCCCCAGCCAGTTTGCGCTGCGCTGCCACGAGGTCCATGGCGTCGGCCCCATGCAGTGGCTGCGCGGCCTGCGGCTGGACCAGGCGCTGCAGTGGCGCCAGGCCGGCCTCGCGGTGGCCGAGGTGGCGCGCCGCACCGGCTACCGCTCGCCCTCGGCGCTCACGGCCGCGCTGCGCCGGCGCGGTCCGGCGCACTGA